Proteins from a genomic interval of Pseudomonas sp. RC10:
- a CDS encoding alkaline phosphatase D family protein — protein MTQFDLTRRRIIQAAGAGLLLPGLAPAVIASIKDRPKMTDGVQAGDLMGDRAMVWSRSDRPSRMVVEWDTRSMFTNPRRAVSLLADQRTDFTARVELTGLPTDQAIFYRVFFEDAQTGVAGEPWFGHLRSVPQTRRDIRFVWSGDTVGQGFGINPDIGGMRIYEAMRLRLPDFFIHSGDTIYADGPVPAEVVTEGGRIWRNLTTEAKSKVAETLDEYRGAYRYNLMDENLRRFNAEVPQIWQWDDHEVTNNWSPSKQLDERYKVKDIQLLASRGRQAFLEYAPMRLQSADNGGRVYRKLSYGPMLDVLVLDMRSYRDGNDANLADKPGPTTAFLGRQQLDWLKRELQASNAQWKVIAADMPIGLGVPDGEVSPGVMRWEAIANTDNGAPKGRELEVAELLGFLRQRKVRNTVWLTADVHYCAAHHYHPDQAVFQDFDPFWEFVAGPLNAGSFGPNTLDKTFGPELVFQKAPPAQNTSPFAGFQFFGEVNIEGQSGEMTVTLRDLDGVSVFEKKLAPMIPS, from the coding sequence ATGACTCAGTTCGACCTGACACGCCGACGCATCATTCAAGCCGCTGGCGCCGGATTGCTCTTGCCGGGCCTGGCCCCAGCGGTCATTGCCTCGATCAAGGACCGCCCGAAGATGACCGACGGCGTGCAGGCTGGCGATCTGATGGGTGATCGCGCGATGGTCTGGAGCCGCAGCGACCGCCCTTCGCGCATGGTCGTGGAGTGGGACACGCGCAGCATGTTCACTAATCCGCGCCGGGCTGTCTCGCTGCTGGCTGATCAGCGCACTGACTTCACCGCTCGCGTCGAACTGACCGGCCTGCCCACCGATCAAGCCATTTTCTACCGCGTGTTCTTCGAAGACGCGCAAACCGGTGTCGCCGGCGAGCCGTGGTTCGGTCACCTGCGGAGCGTGCCGCAGACCCGCCGCGACATCCGTTTTGTCTGGAGCGGCGACACCGTGGGACAGGGTTTCGGCATCAATCCAGACATCGGCGGCATGCGCATCTACGAAGCGATGCGCTTGCGTCTGCCCGATTTCTTTATCCACAGCGGCGACACCATTTATGCAGACGGCCCGGTGCCCGCCGAGGTGGTCACGGAAGGCGGGCGGATCTGGCGCAACCTCACCACCGAAGCCAAGAGCAAGGTCGCCGAGACCCTTGACGAATACCGCGGCGCCTATCGCTACAATCTGATGGACGAGAACCTGCGACGGTTCAATGCCGAGGTGCCGCAGATCTGGCAGTGGGACGACCACGAAGTCACCAACAACTGGTCGCCAAGCAAACAGCTCGACGAGCGCTACAAAGTCAAAGACATTCAATTGCTGGCCTCGCGGGGACGTCAGGCGTTTCTGGAATACGCGCCGATGCGTTTGCAGAGCGCCGACAATGGCGGGCGGGTGTACCGCAAGCTCAGTTACGGGCCGATGCTCGACGTGCTCGTCCTCGACATGCGCAGCTACCGCGACGGCAACGACGCCAACCTGGCAGACAAACCGGGGCCGACCACGGCATTTTTGGGGCGCCAGCAATTGGACTGGCTCAAGCGCGAATTGCAGGCGTCGAACGCGCAGTGGAAGGTGATCGCGGCGGACATGCCCATCGGTCTCGGTGTGCCGGACGGCGAGGTCAGCCCCGGCGTGATGCGTTGGGAGGCGATTGCCAACACTGACAACGGCGCGCCGAAAGGGCGTGAGCTGGAGGTGGCCGAACTGCTGGGTTTCCTGCGTCAGCGCAAGGTGCGCAACACCGTGTGGCTGACCGCCGACGTGCATTACTGCGCGGCCCATCACTATCACCCCGATCAGGCGGTATTCCAGGATTTCGACCCGTTTTGGGAGTTCGTCGCCGGCCCGTTGAATGCAGGGAGCTTTGGGCCGAACACACTGGATAAGACGTTTGGCCCGGAGCTGGTGTTCCAGAAAGCCCCGCCTGCGCAGAACACCTCGCCCTTCGCCGGGTTTCAGTTTTTCGGCGAAGTGAACATCGAAGGGCAGAGCGGCGAGATGACGGTGACGCTGCGGGATCTGGACGGGGTGTCGGTGTTCGAGAAGAAGCTGGCGCCTATGATTCCGTCTTGA
- a CDS encoding PTS fructose-like transporter subunit IIB: MKLAIVTACPNGKISSVLSARLLDAAAQRQGWTTCVEVHDPRHPEKQLTADQIQSADWVLVVNTGPLDLSRFAGKRLHQSTPSRALQDIDGFMHSAQELAKVYVPSERVESVAAASSGKIPTLVAVTACPTGVAHTFMAAEAIQQAAKKLGYDLQVETQGSVGARNPLSAQAIAEADVVLLAADIEVATERFAGKRIYRCGTGIALKQSEATLKKALAEAEIESSASTSKAPAKKEKTGVYKHLLTGVSFMLPMVVAGGLLIALSFVFGITAFKEQGTLAAALMQIGGDAAFKLMVPLLAGYIAYSIADRPGLAPGMIGGLLASTLGAGFIGGIIAGFIAGYTAAAINRYARLPASVEALKPILIIPLLASLVTGLVMIYVVGKPVAGMLEGLTHFLDSMGTTNAILLGVLLGAMMCVDLGGPINKASYAFSVGLLASQSYAPMAAAMAAGMVPPIGMGIASLIARHKFAQSEREAGKAAFVLGLCFISEGAIPFAAKDPLRVIPASIVGGALTGALSMFFGCKLMAPHGGLFVLLIPNAINHALLYLLAIVVGSVVTGVLYAVLKRPEVVELDAVPAGA; this comes from the coding sequence GTGTGTCGAAGTGCACGACCCGCGTCACCCTGAAAAACAGCTCACCGCTGATCAGATCCAAAGCGCCGACTGGGTGTTGGTCGTCAACACCGGCCCTCTGGATTTGAGCCGGTTTGCGGGCAAGCGTCTGCATCAGTCGACGCCCTCCCGAGCGTTGCAGGACATCGACGGTTTCATGCATTCAGCCCAGGAACTGGCGAAGGTGTATGTGCCCAGCGAGCGCGTCGAGTCTGTCGCCGCTGCCAGCTCGGGCAAAATCCCGACACTGGTGGCCGTGACCGCTTGCCCGACCGGCGTTGCCCACACCTTCATGGCCGCCGAGGCCATTCAGCAGGCGGCGAAAAAACTGGGCTACGACCTGCAAGTGGAAACCCAAGGCTCGGTCGGTGCGCGCAATCCGTTAAGCGCTCAGGCGATTGCCGAGGCCGACGTGGTGTTGCTGGCGGCCGATATCGAAGTGGCCACCGAGCGTTTCGCAGGCAAACGAATCTACCGCTGCGGCACCGGCATCGCGCTCAAGCAGTCCGAGGCGACGCTAAAAAAAGCCTTGGCTGAAGCCGAAATCGAGTCTTCTGCGTCGACCTCGAAAGCCCCTGCCAAAAAAGAGAAAACCGGTGTCTACAAACACCTGCTGACAGGCGTGTCGTTCATGCTGCCGATGGTGGTGGCGGGCGGTTTGCTGATCGCGCTGTCGTTCGTGTTCGGTATCACGGCGTTCAAGGAACAAGGCACGCTGGCCGCTGCGTTGATGCAGATCGGCGGTGATGCGGCGTTCAAGCTGATGGTGCCTCTGCTGGCGGGTTACATCGCCTATTCCATCGCGGATCGGCCGGGTCTGGCGCCGGGCATGATCGGCGGGCTGCTGGCCAGCACGCTGGGCGCAGGGTTCATCGGCGGCATTATCGCGGGCTTCATCGCTGGGTACACCGCTGCGGCGATCAATCGTTATGCAAGGCTGCCCGCCAGCGTCGAGGCGTTGAAGCCGATCCTGATCATTCCGCTGCTGGCCAGTCTGGTGACGGGGCTGGTGATGATCTACGTGGTCGGCAAGCCGGTGGCGGGCATGCTCGAAGGGCTGACGCACTTCCTCGACAGCATGGGCACCACCAACGCGATTCTGCTGGGCGTGTTGCTGGGCGCCATGATGTGCGTAGACCTCGGCGGGCCGATCAACAAGGCGTCTTATGCGTTTTCGGTGGGGCTGCTGGCGTCCCAGAGCTACGCACCGATGGCGGCAGCAATGGCGGCGGGCATGGTGCCGCCGATCGGCATGGGCATCGCCAGCCTCATCGCCCGTCACAAATTCGCGCAAAGCGAGCGCGAAGCGGGCAAGGCAGCGTTTGTGCTGGGGCTGTGCTTCATCTCCGAAGGCGCCATTCCCTTTGCGGCCAAAGACCCGCTGCGGGTGATCCCGGCGAGCATCGTCGGTGGCGCACTGACCGGGGCGTTGTCGATGTTTTTCGGCTGCAAACTCATGGCGCCCCATGGCGGGTTGTTCGTGCTGCTGATTCCGAATGCAATCAACCATGCGTTGCTGTACCTGCTGGCGATTGTGGTCGGCAGCGTGGTGACGGGCGTGTTGTATGCCGTGTTGAAACGGCCGGAAGTGGTGGAACTGGATGCGGTGCCTGCTGGCGCTTGA